The following proteins are encoded in a genomic region of Flammeovirga pectinis:
- a CDS encoding protoglobin domain-containing protein, translating to MHENSRNATQLCELYGIQEIDIQNVKMLKDPAMERMSGMVDSWYEWLKTTPEFHEYFADASTLNRVQKMQFGFWEQFFESNINEQYLNSRRKVGEVHARIGLSQEIYLAGVDHFLGLFVNMLNELDLDNDALDKARRALNKLVHMDMTIIVQSYEQIVNHKLTAQSKTLMAMSTPVTQIWEGLLLLPVVGLIDSRRAQNIMDNTLNHISNHSAQSFILDISGVAVVDTAVANHLIKITKATKLMGCECIISGLSPAVAQTIVELGIDVGTIKTTANLKAAIEIAFNKLNMKIIKQ from the coding sequence ATGCACGAAAATTCTAGAAATGCCACTCAACTTTGCGAACTCTATGGCATACAAGAAATCGATATTCAAAATGTAAAAATGCTAAAAGATCCTGCCATGGAAAGAATGTCTGGCATGGTTGATAGTTGGTACGAATGGCTAAAAACTACTCCGGAATTTCATGAATATTTTGCAGACGCAAGTACACTAAATAGAGTACAAAAGATGCAATTTGGGTTCTGGGAGCAATTTTTTGAATCTAATATTAATGAACAATACCTTAATTCAAGAAGAAAAGTTGGTGAAGTTCATGCCCGTATAGGCTTATCTCAAGAAATTTATTTAGCTGGTGTAGACCACTTCTTAGGGCTTTTTGTAAATATGCTTAATGAGCTAGACTTAGATAATGATGCTTTAGATAAAGCAAGACGTGCATTAAATAAACTAGTGCATATGGATATGACTATTATTGTTCAGAGTTATGAACAAATTGTCAATCATAAGCTAACTGCACAAAGTAAAACATTAATGGCAATGTCTACTCCTGTAACTCAGATTTGGGAAGGATTGTTATTATTACCCGTAGTTGGACTTATTGACTCTAGACGTGCCCAAAACATTATGGATAACACGTTAAATCATATTTCTAACCATTCTGCACAAAGCTTTATTCTTGATATATCTGGTGTAGCAGTTGTAGATACTGCTGTTGCAAACCATCTAATAAAGATTACTAAAGCAACAAAATTAATGGGTTGTGAATGTATTATTTCAGGCTTATCACCTGCAGTAGCACAAACTATTGTAGAATTAGGAATTGATGTAGGAACCATAAAAACTACAGCAAACCTAAAAGCAGCAATAGAAATTGCTTTCAATAAATTAAATATGAAAATTATTAAACAATAA
- a CDS encoding class I SAM-dependent methyltransferase: MKIYTKEAGKTGVKPTANVGFEQSFPIQQRIINDDLAPKLFSGMNGFWIKISKYASIRTFLVNLTEKLMPGGWSMFLVRKRYIDSKLIETIENYDIHNVVNLGAGMDTRLYRFPILQNKKCYEMDQTESVNSKRKAIVKALGVFPQYVQQVPINFIKESIDEKMKSNGYNPEEKTFFIWEAVSQYLDMPNLEKTFDFFSNSPKGSFLAFTYVLKDFVEGKNLFNQKVLYKLTVRNNLWISCFNPNEIKGFLEKYNWELIEDVSYRELDNWYVKPTGRKLGVCDVERVVFARKK; the protein is encoded by the coding sequence ATGAAAATATATACTAAGGAAGCGGGAAAAACAGGAGTTAAACCAACAGCTAATGTAGGCTTTGAACAAAGTTTTCCAATTCAACAGAGAATCATAAATGATGATCTTGCCCCTAAACTTTTCTCAGGCATGAATGGATTTTGGATTAAAATTTCAAAATACGCTTCAATAAGAACCTTTTTAGTGAATCTTACCGAAAAATTGATGCCTGGAGGGTGGAGTATGTTCCTTGTTCGTAAAAGATATATTGATTCCAAACTGATCGAAACTATTGAGAATTATGATATTCATAATGTTGTAAACTTAGGTGCAGGTATGGATACTAGGCTGTATCGATTTCCTATACTTCAGAATAAAAAATGTTACGAGATGGATCAAACAGAAAGTGTAAATAGTAAACGAAAAGCTATTGTAAAAGCACTCGGAGTTTTTCCTCAATATGTGCAGCAAGTTCCGATTAATTTTATCAAGGAAAGTATTGATGAAAAAATGAAGAGTAATGGATATAATCCAGAAGAAAAAACTTTTTTCATTTGGGAAGCAGTATCACAATATCTTGATATGCCAAATCTTGAAAAAACATTTGATTTCTTTTCAAACTCGCCAAAAGGAAGTTTTTTAGCTTTTACTTATGTTCTTAAAGACTTCGTGGAAGGTAAGAATTTGTTCAATCAAAAGGTACTATATAAGCTAACTGTTAGAAATAATTTATGGATATCATGTTTTAACCCAAATGAAATCAAAGGTTTTCTTGAAAAATATAACTGGGAGCTTATTGAAGATGTCAGTTATCGTG
- a CDS encoding glycoside hydrolase family 43 protein — protein sequence MYRLILLLLLFAIPTFAQESTFKNPILQGGYPDPSITTDGEYYYIVNSSFEYFPGLPIHRSKDLVNWELIGYGLHREEQCNGEMNLVDVQQNGGIHAPTLRYHNGKFYIITTNVYNPIDGSPTKTINFIITADKAEGPWSEPHIIEGAPGIDPDLFFDDNGDAWYFGANSPEKPNYEGEGEIYGQQLDLDAWKFIGERQYLYRGACGGVWVEGPHMYKHDGLYYLMVAEGGTSYNHSMMIAVSDDIKGTFVSNERNPILTTRNLSYDNWVNSTGHADIIQLKDGRWYMVALGIRGDVQRATNMGRETFLIPVQWEREPFWWKEPKYDWPVVAPETGRVMKNEKLPFSDKVQYRDGSFKDDFDTDVLSLEWNFRRVPLPNTYSLSKREGFLRVFAKPEIIKMRGQASLMGVRQRETDFDYSAKMQFAGKKEGIEAGISIFQKDDNYMNMTITKKEGKYVMKVVVAEKKVDEVKILKEKVLENYNGNVVFKVTSKENKYNFMYSLDNGKSFSEFVETKADYLLSFGWNSGYTGAYCGVYVTSNGKASKEYADFDWIDYKGYEH from the coding sequence ATGTATAGATTAATACTATTATTATTGCTTTTTGCAATACCTACATTTGCCCAAGAATCAACTTTTAAAAACCCTATTTTACAAGGGGGCTATCCTGATCCTTCCATAACCACAGACGGAGAATATTATTATATAGTCAATTCTTCTTTTGAGTATTTTCCTGGTTTACCTATTCACCGTAGTAAAGATTTAGTGAATTGGGAGTTAATTGGCTATGGCTTACACAGAGAAGAGCAATGTAATGGGGAAATGAACCTTGTAGATGTACAACAGAATGGAGGTATTCATGCACCTACATTACGTTATCACAATGGTAAATTTTATATTATAACAACGAATGTATATAACCCAATCGATGGCTCTCCAACTAAGACAATAAATTTTATTATTACTGCAGATAAGGCTGAAGGCCCTTGGTCTGAACCTCATATTATTGAAGGAGCTCCTGGTATAGATCCAGATTTATTTTTTGATGACAATGGAGATGCTTGGTATTTTGGTGCTAACTCTCCAGAGAAACCTAATTATGAAGGTGAAGGTGAAATTTATGGTCAGCAATTGGATTTAGACGCGTGGAAATTTATTGGTGAACGTCAATATCTTTATAGAGGAGCTTGTGGTGGCGTATGGGTAGAAGGCCCACATATGTACAAGCACGATGGACTCTACTATTTAATGGTAGCAGAAGGAGGTACAAGTTACAACCATTCTATGATGATTGCTGTAAGTGATGATATTAAAGGAACGTTTGTATCTAACGAGCGTAACCCAATTTTAACTACAAGAAACCTGTCTTATGATAACTGGGTGAACAGTACAGGACATGCAGATATAATTCAATTAAAAGATGGACGTTGGTATATGGTTGCTCTTGGTATTAGAGGTGATGTACAACGAGCAACAAATATGGGAAGGGAAACATTTTTGATACCTGTACAATGGGAAAGAGAACCTTTTTGGTGGAAAGAACCTAAATACGATTGGCCAGTTGTAGCTCCAGAAACAGGGCGAGTGATGAAAAATGAGAAACTGCCATTTTCTGATAAAGTACAATATAGAGATGGTTCTTTTAAAGATGATTTTGATACTGATGTACTTAGCTTGGAATGGAATTTTAGAAGAGTACCTTTACCAAATACCTATAGTCTTTCTAAGAGGGAGGGCTTTTTAAGAGTATTTGCAAAGCCAGAAATTATAAAAATGAGAGGTCAAGCCAGTTTAATGGGTGTTCGCCAAAGAGAAACTGATTTTGACTATTCTGCAAAAATGCAATTTGCTGGTAAAAAAGAAGGTATTGAGGCAGGCATAAGTATCTTTCAAAAAGATGATAACTACATGAATATGACCATAACCAAAAAAGAGGGTAAATATGTAATGAAAGTTGTTGTTGCTGAAAAGAAAGTGGATGAAGTAAAAATACTTAAAGAGAAAGTCCTTGAAAATTATAATGGTAATGTAGTTTTTAAAGTGACTTCTAAAGAGAATAAATATAATTTTATGTACTCTCTTGATAATGGGAAATCGTTTAGTGAATTTGTGGAAACAAAAGCTGATTACCTCTTAAGTTTTGGTTGGAACAGTGGCTATACTGGTGCTTATTGTGGCGTTTATGTTACTAGTAATGGCAAGGCATCAAAAGAATATGCAGATTTTGATTGGATTGATTATAAAGGTTATGAGCATTAG
- a CDS encoding STAS domain-containing protein: MEYKIENIDNVTVINVTGFLDANTSSILDEKIHILITKEGHTKVILNLKDVTYMSSSRLRIFLSASKEMQNVDGKFVVCNANDTIKDIVKMSGFDMIVELKDTLEDSLEIVK, encoded by the coding sequence ATGGAATACAAAATTGAAAATATTGACAATGTAACCGTTATTAATGTTACTGGTTTTTTAGATGCAAATACTTCATCTATTCTTGATGAAAAAATACATATACTTATCACTAAAGAAGGGCATACCAAAGTAATACTTAACTTAAAAGATGTTACTTATATGAGTAGTTCTAGACTTCGTATTTTTCTTTCGGCATCCAAGGAAATGCAAAATGTTGATGGGAAATTTGTTGTGTGTAATGCTAATGATACTATTAAAGATATTGTTAAAATGTCCGGCTTTGACATGATTGTTGAATTAAAAGACACATTAGAAGACAGTCTAGAAATTGTCAAATAG
- a CDS encoding STAS domain-containing protein, whose protein sequence is MDSWDRSGIPIQLHNRCIIASFQVDLTTPLLKLFRHELLEFVVKNSTIKGVILDLSGLEIIDISDFNAIKDTIKMIKLTGFSTVISGLRPAVVSSLIVLDADIDDLNAALSLDEAIELLLSNNMIDEN, encoded by the coding sequence ATGGATAGTTGGGACAGGTCAGGTATACCCATACAGTTACATAACCGTTGTATTATTGCATCTTTTCAAGTTGATTTAACAACTCCTCTTTTAAAATTATTTCGTCATGAATTGTTAGAATTTGTGGTTAAGAATAGTACTATTAAAGGTGTTATTTTAGATCTATCTGGTTTAGAAATTATTGATATTAGTGATTTCAATGCCATAAAAGATACTATTAAAATGATTAAATTGACAGGGTTTTCAACTGTAATTTCGGGCTTAAGACCTGCTGTAGTTTCCTCTCTAATTGTGCTTGATGCAGATATTGATGATCTTAATGCTGCACTTAGTTTAGATGAAGCCATTGAGTTATTGTTATCAAATAATATGATAGATGAAAATTAG
- a CDS encoding SpoIIE family protein phosphatase has translation MNIDIGGYTRPIAGEKRNGDVIYILKDSRYTFFAVIDGIGHGDVANAISEEIKSFLINNHNADIQYVIQKTHEYMLGTEGAVIGIGCLIGDSFSFGSLGNINCKIVNTKNIDMLSTDGLLGVRGRTSKVTSKKLEDNDIIFMYSDGINGNFNSSEFNNYHLFSSEILAKKIVKQSGSLFDDASMITVKVQIS, from the coding sequence GTGAACATAGATATCGGTGGCTATACTAGACCTATTGCAGGAGAAAAACGTAATGGAGATGTAATCTATATTTTAAAAGATTCTCGATACACTTTTTTTGCTGTTATTGATGGTATCGGTCATGGTGATGTAGCAAACGCCATATCTGAAGAAATAAAATCATTCTTAATCAATAACCATAATGCCGATATTCAATACGTAATTCAGAAAACCCATGAATATATGTTGGGTACTGAAGGAGCTGTGATTGGAATTGGATGTCTTATCGGAGATAGTTTTTCTTTTGGCAGCCTTGGAAATATAAATTGTAAAATTGTTAATACTAAAAATATTGATATGTTATCTACTGATGGTTTATTAGGTGTAAGAGGTAGGACATCTAAAGTGACATCAAAAAAGTTAGAAGATAACGATATCATTTTTATGTATAGCGATGGTATTAATGGAAATTTCAATTCATCTGAATTCAATAATTATCACCTTTTTTCTAGTGAAATATTAGCAAAGAAAATTGTGAAGCAATCAGGTTCTCTTTTTGATGATGCTTCGATGATAACTGTTAAGGTACAAATTTCATGA
- a CDS encoding T9SS type A sorting domain-containing protein, producing MNKSFFYFVIFLIPSVLWGQNNYMSTVNSFPVGPYGGGNDYDGIIEDITDYTVVSSIDELIIALDNKTTKIYIQDNTTLTLTADKVLEIKADGTIIAGGRGKEEVKGATIQRSDNDPSNYRYIFKIKWGIDNVRITGLNLVGPKSLVGNAPNTNISSYVINGIKIDNSRNSEIDNCLIKDFVGSGIEVKNSLAYIHHNIFEGNNHQWTTRSTFGYGLSVYSNDPTTNTFIAYNLFDNNKHAIAGSTHGYEAYTALYNSVYPNRLRDDHSFDMHGLFDTTSPSSSSCQFDQACNFAGDSIIIEHNYFEDAVETQWPNQEGILIRGIPKSLAKVKNNYTAGADKEMLGQQLTTQELRNLAQNNLVGSNIWDVSGNRTATAINYFCVSYSANHNWKIISPFVWNPSEIKIGDFDGDGKDDLLRLSNGSLFISERGIKNWTMWGSTTETITSLLIKDVNNDGKDDLLTVASDPINIAYSTGTSFSSFQSIGGNNTGSTQVLVGNFSDDNVKDFLILNGENFVIRNGELTSATYSLSSDESTTPTNLLASVDMKSADFDNNGYTDIIISDGTNWKIRYNYSSGFATNWKTVNTSDLSISNSFLGDIDNDGDIDVLYANDNRWEVYTFILTTSLENTLSAKLPLQRAPELSSNQVTANTLFVGDFNGDNEIDFGCFFRPNSTQTAFSQYSSILDREQQTFTASVFDQINALGKFTLPTLESNQRLPLTIEVLSTNASISAGELTVTSNGTVNLRLYNDGNTQYAPFDQIVSLQIGSTVNALNSNSKIEVKIYPNPSEGDFKISSVTLNERVKLSIYTMNGILYKNEEISLYHNVPKVISSLNLTPGIYQMIIETSEGIVKKKVVIQHK from the coding sequence ATGAATAAATCATTTTTTTACTTTGTGATTTTTCTTATTCCTTCTGTATTATGGGGACAAAATAATTATATGTCAACGGTGAATAGCTTTCCTGTTGGTCCCTACGGAGGTGGAAATGATTATGATGGGATAATTGAAGATATTACTGATTATACAGTTGTTTCTTCGATTGATGAATTAATCATAGCATTAGATAATAAGACGACAAAAATTTACATTCAAGATAATACTACATTAACGCTAACAGCAGATAAAGTCTTAGAAATTAAAGCTGATGGGACAATTATTGCTGGGGGCAGAGGTAAAGAAGAAGTAAAAGGTGCAACAATTCAAAGATCAGATAATGACCCTTCAAATTATAGATATATTTTTAAAATTAAATGGGGAATTGATAACGTAAGAATAACGGGCTTAAACTTGGTTGGACCAAAATCTCTTGTCGGTAATGCTCCGAATACAAATATATCAAGCTATGTTATTAATGGTATAAAAATAGATAATTCACGAAACTCTGAAATAGATAATTGTTTAATCAAAGATTTTGTAGGAAGTGGGATAGAAGTTAAAAACAGTCTTGCGTATATTCATCACAATATTTTTGAAGGTAACAACCATCAATGGACCACAAGATCTACATTTGGTTATGGTCTTTCAGTTTACTCTAATGATCCGACAACGAATACATTTATTGCATACAACTTATTTGATAATAATAAACATGCAATAGCAGGTAGTACACATGGTTACGAGGCGTATACAGCATTATATAATAGCGTTTACCCTAATCGTTTAAGAGATGATCATTCATTTGATATGCACGGCTTATTTGATACTACATCTCCATCTAGTTCTAGTTGTCAGTTCGATCAAGCATGTAATTTTGCAGGCGATTCAATTATTATTGAGCACAACTATTTTGAAGATGCAGTAGAAACACAATGGCCCAACCAAGAAGGGATTCTAATAAGGGGTATCCCAAAAAGCCTAGCTAAAGTAAAGAATAATTATACTGCTGGGGCAGATAAAGAGATGTTAGGACAACAGTTAACAACACAAGAATTAAGAAATCTTGCACAAAACAACCTTGTTGGTTCTAATATTTGGGATGTTTCTGGCAATAGAACAGCAACTGCTATCAATTACTTTTGTGTTTCTTATTCTGCTAATCATAATTGGAAAATCATCTCACCTTTTGTTTGGAATCCCTCTGAAATAAAAATAGGTGATTTTGATGGAGATGGTAAAGATGACCTTTTGAGATTATCTAATGGAAGTCTATTCATTTCTGAAAGAGGAATTAAGAATTGGACAATGTGGGGAAGTACTACTGAAACTATTACTTCTTTATTAATTAAAGATGTGAATAATGATGGCAAAGATGATCTTTTAACCGTAGCTTCTGATCCTATTAATATAGCTTATAGCACAGGTACTTCTTTTTCTTCTTTTCAATCTATAGGAGGTAATAATACAGGTTCTACTCAAGTTTTAGTAGGCAATTTTTCTGATGATAATGTGAAAGATTTTCTTATTTTGAATGGTGAGAATTTCGTTATTAGGAATGGAGAATTAACAAGTGCAACGTATAGTCTTTCATCTGATGAATCTACTACACCTACTAATTTATTGGCTTCTGTAGATATGAAATCTGCAGACTTTGATAACAACGGATACACGGACATTATTATTAGTGATGGTACTAATTGGAAAATACGATACAATTATTCTTCTGGGTTTGCAACTAATTGGAAAACAGTAAATACTTCTGATTTATCTATTTCTAATTCCTTTTTAGGAGATATTGATAACGATGGGGACATAGATGTTTTATATGCGAACGATAACCGATGGGAAGTTTATACATTTATCTTAACAACGAGTTTAGAAAATACACTTTCAGCTAAACTTCCTTTGCAGAGAGCTCCTGAATTGAGTTCAAATCAGGTTACTGCCAATACGTTATTTGTTGGTGATTTTAATGGTGATAATGAAATTGACTTTGGATGTTTCTTTAGACCAAATTCAACCCAGACTGCATTTAGCCAATATTCTTCTATTTTAGATAGAGAACAACAAACATTTACAGCATCAGTTTTTGATCAAATTAATGCTTTAGGAAAGTTTACATTACCAACTTTAGAGAGTAATCAGCGTTTACCTTTAACTATTGAAGTACTTTCTACCAATGCATCTATTTCTGCAGGTGAATTAACTGTAACAAGTAACGGAACGGTCAATTTACGTCTTTATAATGATGGTAATACTCAGTACGCACCATTCGATCAAATTGTTAGTCTACAAATAGGAAGTACAGTAAATGCACTAAATTCTAATAGTAAAATTGAAGTGAAAATCTACCCAAACCCTTCGGAAGGGGATTTTAAAATTTCTTCTGTAACACTAAATGAACGTGTAAAACTCAGTATCTATACAATGAATGGGATACTTTATAAAAATGAAGAAATCTCACTTTATCATAATGTACCAAAGGTTATTTCTTCTTTAAATTTAACGCCTGGTATTTACCAAATGATTATTGAAACTAGTGAAGGTATTGTAAAAAAGAAAGTAGTTATCCAGCATAAGTAA
- a CDS encoding DUF302 domain-containing protein, whose translation MTFKKILLVFITAGIYSCSSTPPAVPKVEQKVDQEVVELDKKIRRFTPVTKIDHARFARNEGVYTPPSIVTIFSNPKVNTKLIQKNPLIAIDLPYKVLCYSEADTSKASVAYTSAEFLKKRHGLTDEDVKDFNKDIEKVMSIFPEESIVKSSTKEVTKDFGILTISSKYDFETTVKRLNEAIGSQGDTEFFAVVDYQKDAKKYGVDMNPMQLILFGGPAPGGKAMHTTPRIGLEAFCQKLLVFADDEGKVTVAFNDIVDFSELYYDTWTIPQRVINYRLNDTFSSAVMD comes from the coding sequence ATGACATTTAAAAAAATATTGCTCGTTTTCATTACTGCAGGAATTTACTCTTGTTCTTCTACACCGCCAGCTGTTCCCAAAGTTGAACAGAAGGTAGATCAAGAAGTTGTAGAATTAGATAAAAAAATTAGACGTTTTACGCCTGTAACAAAAATTGATCATGCACGTTTTGCACGTAATGAGGGTGTTTATACTCCTCCATCTATTGTTACAATTTTTTCTAACCCAAAAGTAAATACAAAACTTATTCAGAAGAATCCATTAATTGCAATAGATTTACCTTATAAGGTATTGTGTTACTCAGAAGCAGATACATCTAAAGCCAGCGTAGCCTATACTTCTGCAGAGTTCTTAAAAAAGAGACACGGTTTAACAGACGAGGATGTTAAAGATTTTAATAAAGACATTGAAAAAGTAATGAGTATCTTTCCTGAAGAGAGTATAGTAAAATCTTCAACAAAAGAGGTTACTAAAGATTTTGGTATTCTTACTATCTCTTCAAAATATGATTTTGAAACTACTGTTAAAAGATTAAATGAGGCTATTGGATCACAAGGTGATACAGAGTTCTTTGCTGTAGTTGATTATCAAAAAGATGCTAAAAAATATGGGGTGGATATGAACCCAATGCAACTTATCCTTTTTGGAGGACCTGCTCCTGGTGGTAAAGCAATGCATACAACTCCAAGAATTGGTTTAGAAGCTTTCTGTCAGAAATTATTAGTTTTTGCTGATGACGAAGGAAAAGTTACCGTTGCTTTTAATGATATTGTAGATTTTTCTGAACTATATTATGATACGTGGACTATTCCTCAAAGAGTAATCAATTACAGGTTAAATGATACTTTTTCTAGTGCAGTAATGGATTAA
- a CDS encoding ArsR/SmtB family transcription factor, translating into MGITKIEGFDPTITNMAEILKALGHPARLSIIKYLANKKECVNSVLVDELPLAQSTISRHLSELKKVGLIKGTIVGNSVNYCIDESIWQEVNTYFQDILTGLQNNNCC; encoded by the coding sequence ATGGGAATTACAAAAATAGAAGGTTTCGATCCTACCATTACGAATATGGCAGAAATTTTAAAAGCTTTAGGTCATCCTGCCCGTTTGTCTATTATCAAATACTTGGCAAATAAAAAGGAATGTGTGAACAGTGTATTAGTAGATGAGCTTCCTTTAGCACAATCAACTATTTCGCGTCACTTATCAGAATTAAAAAAAGTTGGTCTTATTAAAGGGACTATTGTAGGGAATAGTGTGAACTACTGTATTGATGAATCAATATGGCAAGAAGTAAACACCTACTTCCAAGATATATTAACAGGATTACAAAACAACAACTGTTGCTAA
- a CDS encoding ATP-binding SpoIIE family protein phosphatase → MIRIETKYITKEIDVINYRQRVFKSLRILTNDNTLSVKVSSIISSFLKDLIAQKHQLTIQTNVIMQQEVGKKIQLIVQDNAKQFTLPPPSLYVHFLSIEKIDNHYLITVEQEFSAREFKLVLSVYNEKSRDELLEEVQSKNNDLEASLADLKKANDSKARMQGELIVGRNIQLSMVPTDFPSNSFIDVHGILVPAREVGGDFYDFQFINDKYFYFVVGDVSGKGVPAALLMAQTKSLLRSSAINETSTSEIVSHVNSEIAKDNKNNMFITVFLALLDLETGMLTYTNAGHNPSYIINNENMRRLEELHGPVVGALEGFNYKEKSIQLKPADIVFAYTDGVTEAQNQSHQLYSDERLTTLLSTVTNSSVKDINDTVVKDIGEFELGSEQADDITVLSIKYHQSSDTKGSFSISNSFNEKLALTQKVEEYLLKQKVPTSAIHKTQIILDEILSNTINYSFSSTVTPLINVSLKVDSSEICIKIIDNGTAFNPLEKEDPNVALSLDERQVGGLGIFIIKNLVEELSYERFDNKNCLRLLQKI, encoded by the coding sequence ATGATTCGCATAGAAACCAAATATATCACCAAAGAAATTGATGTTATTAATTATCGTCAAAGGGTATTTAAATCATTAAGGATACTCACAAACGATAATACTTTATCTGTTAAAGTATCTTCTATAATTTCTTCTTTTTTAAAAGATCTTATTGCTCAAAAACATCAATTAACTATTCAGACTAATGTAATTATGCAGCAAGAAGTTGGAAAGAAAATTCAACTAATTGTGCAAGATAACGCTAAACAATTTACCCTTCCTCCTCCTTCTCTTTATGTTCATTTCTTATCCATAGAAAAAATAGATAATCATTATTTAATAACTGTTGAGCAAGAGTTCTCTGCTAGAGAATTTAAACTTGTACTTAGTGTATATAATGAAAAATCAAGAGATGAATTACTTGAGGAGGTACAATCAAAAAATAATGATTTAGAAGCATCTCTTGCTGACCTGAAAAAAGCGAACGATAGTAAAGCTAGAATGCAAGGCGAACTTATTGTAGGTAGAAATATACAATTAAGTATGGTTCCTACAGATTTCCCTTCAAATAGTTTTATTGATGTTCATGGTATTCTTGTACCCGCAAGAGAAGTAGGTGGGGATTTTTATGACTTTCAATTCATAAACGATAAATATTTTTACTTCGTTGTTGGCGATGTCTCTGGTAAAGGTGTACCTGCTGCGTTATTAATGGCGCAAACTAAATCTTTACTAAGAAGTAGTGCTATTAATGAAACATCTACAAGTGAGATAGTTTCTCATGTGAATAGTGAAATTGCCAAAGACAATAAAAATAACATGTTCATTACTGTATTTCTTGCTCTGTTAGATTTAGAAACAGGAATGTTAACTTACACCAACGCAGGACACAACCCTTCTTATATTATTAACAATGAAAATATGAGAAGGTTAGAAGAATTACACGGCCCCGTAGTTGGTGCATTAGAAGGGTTTAATTATAAAGAAAAAAGTATTCAACTTAAACCTGCTGATATCGTTTTTGCTTATACTGATGGAGTAACAGAAGCTCAAAATCAATCCCATCAATTATATTCTGATGAACGTTTAACTACTCTTTTAAGTACTGTAACTAATAGTAGTGTTAAAGATATAAATGATACAGTAGTAAAAGATATTGGAGAGTTTGAATTAGGATCTGAACAAGCTGATGATATTACTGTTTTAAGTATAAAATACCATCAATCTAGTGATACAAAAGGTTCATTTTCAATATCAAATTCATTTAATGAAAAATTAGCTCTTACTCAAAAAGTAGAAGAGTACCTTTTAAAGCAAAAAGTACCTACTAGTGCAATACACAAAACTCAGATTATTTTAGATGAAATTCTTAGTAATACAATTAATTATTCATTCTCAAGTACAGTTACTCCATTAATTAATGTCTCTTTAAAAGTTGATAGTTCTGAGATTTGTATTAAAATTATAGACAATGGTACAGCTTTTAACCCTCTAGAAAAAGAAGACCCTAATGTTGCATTATCTCTTGATGAGCGACAGGTTGGCGGATTAGGTATATTTATAATTAAAAATTTAGTGGAAGAACTTTCTTACGAACGCTTTGACAACAAAAATTGCTTAAGGTTACTTCAAAAAATATAA
- a CDS encoding ATP-binding protein codes for MKISIQSENDIHYAQVECTDFAKTLGFEELDAMKISILVSELAQNIIKYATKGFIVYTKETRHHKSGILIEAIDKGPSIPNIEKALADNFSTGGTLGLGLPGIKRMSDILEIDSTPETGTHIKVIYWIK; via the coding sequence ATGAAAATTAGTATACAATCTGAAAACGATATACATTATGCTCAGGTAGAGTGTACTGATTTTGCAAAAACACTTGGTTTTGAAGAATTAGATGCCATGAAAATATCTATTCTTGTGTCTGAGCTCGCTCAAAATATTATTAAATATGCCACAAAAGGATTTATTGTTTACACTAAAGAAACAAGACATCATAAAAGTGGAATTTTGATAGAAGCTATCGACAAGGGCCCTTCAATTCCAAACATTGAGAAAGCTCTAGCAGATAATTTTTCTACTGGAGGTACTTTAGGTTTAGGGTTACCAGGTATTAAAAGAATGTCAGATATTTTAGAAATAGATTCAACACCAGAAACAGGTACTCATATAAAAGTAATATATTGGATAAAATAG